From a region of the Triticum aestivum cultivar Chinese Spring chromosome 7D, IWGSC CS RefSeq v2.1, whole genome shotgun sequence genome:
- the LOC123170534 gene encoding monodehydroascorbate reductase 4, cytosolic, translated as MASEKHFKYVILGGGVAAGYAAREFGKQGVQPGELAIISKESVAPYERPALSKGYLFPQNAARLPGFHTCVGSGGEKLLPEWYTEKGIELILSTEIVKADLASKTLTSAAGATFTYETLLIATGSSTIKLTDFGVQGAESNNILYLREIDDADKLVAAMQAKKDGKAVVVGGGYIGLELSAALKINNFDVTMVYPEPWCMPRLFTAGIAHFYEGYYASKGINIVKGTVASGFDADANGDVSVVKLKDGRVLDADIVIVGVGGRPLTGLFKGQVEEDKGGLKTDTFFETSVAGVYAIGDVATFPMKLYNEPRRVEHVDHARKSAEQAVKAIKAKESGESVAEYDYLPYFYSRSFDVAWQFYGENVGETVLFGDNDPAVAKPKFGTYWVKDGKVIGVFLEGGSADENQAIAKVARAQPPVADVEALGKEGLDFATKI; from the exons ATGGCGTCGGAGAAGCACTTCAAGTACGTCATCCTCGGCGGCGGAGTCGCTGCG GGATACGCCGCGAGGGAGTTCGGCAAGCAGGGCGTCCAGCCCGGGGAGCTCGCCATCATCTCCAAGGAGTCC GTGGCTCCGTATGAGCGTCCTGCGCTCAGCAAGGGCTACCTCTTTCCCCAGA ATGCCGCCAGGCTTCCAGGATTCCACACCTGCGTCGGGAGCGGCGGGGAGAAGCTCTTGCCCGAATGGTACACGGAAAAAG GCATTGAGCTGATCCTGAGCACGGAAATTGTCAAGGCTGATCTTGCCTCCAAGACATTGACCAGTGCAGCTGGAGCAACCTTCACCTATGAGACCTTGCTCATCGCCACTGGCTCCTCG ACCATAAAGCTCACTGACTTTGGCGTTCAAGGAGCGGAATCAAACAACATATTGTATCTAAGGGAAATTGATGACGCCGACAAGTTGGTCGCAGCTATGCAAGCAAAGAAGGATGGGAAGGCCGTCGTTGTTGGAGGTGGCTACATAGGACTTGAGCTCAGCGCAGCACTGAAAATCAACAATTTCGATGTCACTATGGTGTACCCAGAGCCGTGGTGCA TGCCCCGTCTCTTCACTGCCGGCATTGCTCATTTCTACGAGGGTTACTACGCTAGCAAAGGAATCAATATCGTGAAGGGTACTGTGGCTAGTGGTTTTGATGCTGATGCCAATGGAGAT GTTAGTGTGGTGAAGCTGAAGGATGGAAGAGTACTCGATGCCGACATCGTCATCGTTGGAGTCGGTGGCAGGCCGCTGACAGGCCTCTTCAAAGGCCAAGTTGAAGAGGATAAGGGTGGACTCAAG ACTGACACATTCTTCGAAACAAGCGTCGCTGGTGTATATGCCATCGGTGATGTGGCGACTTTCCCCATGAAGCTGTACAACGAGCCGAGGAGAGTGGAGCACGTCGACCATGCTCGGAAATCAGCCGAGCAGGCAGTAAAG GCGATCAAGGCCAAGGAGTCCGGCGAGTCCGTGGCGGAGTACGACTACCTGCCCTACTTCTATTCGAGGTCGTTCGATGTCGCGTGGCAGTTCTACGGCGAGAACGTTGGCGAGACGGTGCTGTTCGGGGACAACGACCCAGCGGTGGCCAAGCCCAAGTTCGGCACCTACTGGGTCAAGGACGGCAAGGTCATCGGTGTGTTCCTAGAGGGCGGCTCCGCCGACGAGAATCAGGCCATCGCCAAGGTCGCCAGGGCCCAGCCGCCGGTGGCCGACGTGGAGGCGCTCGGCAAGGAAGGCCTTGATTTCGCCACCAAGATCTGA
- the LOC123170532 gene encoding peptidyl-prolyl cis-trans isomerase CYP71 gives MATTSESTANSTVTSATADGDTEREQEHGNGATAAPAVVQQEEEGEELIGPGPAPARQRQKRPLQFEQAFLDALPSAAMYEKSYMHRDVVTHVAVSPADFFITGSADGHLKFWKKKPSGIEFAKHFRSHLSPIEGLAVSVDGLLCCTISNDRSVKIYDVVNYDMMFMMRLPFVPGAIEWVYRQGDVKPKLAVSDRNTSSVHIYDTHSGSNDPIISKEIHAGPVKVMKYNHAQDVVISADAKGLLEYWSPSTLKFPEDAVNFRLKTDTNLFELAKGKTSVSAIEVSNDGTQFVVTSPDRRIRVFWFKTGKLRRVYDESLEVAQDLQKSDVPLYHLDAIDFGRRMAVEKEIEKTENVPQPNAVFDESCNFLIYATLLGIKVVNLHTNKVPRILGKVENNERFLRIALYQGDKGNKKVRKIPSIAANVNDTKEPLSDPTLLCCAFKKHRIYTFSRREPEEPEDATKGRDVFNEKPPPEELLSVSELGKTATTSLPDNLVFHTSMGDIHLRLYPEECPKTVENFTTHCRNGYYDNLIFHRVIKGFMVQTGDPLGDGTGGQSIWGREFEDEFHKSLRHDRPFTLSMANAGPNTNGSQFFITTVATPWLDNKHTVFGRVVKGMDVVQQIEKVKTDKNDKPYQDVKILNVTVPKT, from the exons ATGGCGACGACGAGCGAGTCCACCGCCAACTCTACCGTAACGAGCGCGACGGCCGACGGAGACACAGAGCGTGAGCAAGAGCACGGCAATGGCGCGACTGCCGCCCCTGCCGTggtgcagcaggaggaggagggggaagagtTGATCGGTCCGGGCCCCGCGCCGGCGCGGCAGCGGCAGAAGCGCCCGCTCCAGTTCGAGCAGGCTTTCCTCGACGccctcccctccgccgccat GTACGAGAAGAGTTATATGCACAGGGACGTTGTCACGCACGTCGCCGTTTCCCCTGCTGACTTCTTCATTACCGGGAGCGCAGATG GACATCTGAAATTCTGGAAGAAGAAGCCCAGTGGAATCGAATTTGCTAAACATTTTCGGTCTCATCTCAGTCCTATCGAAGGCTTAGCT GTCAGTGTTGATGGCTTACTTTGCTGCACGATCTCTAACGATCGGTCTGTCAAGATATATGATGTTGTAAACTATGACATGATGTTCATGATGCGCCTCCCGTTTGTCCCTGGGGCAATTGAGTGGGTCTATCGGCAGGGTGATGTTAAACCAAAACTTGCTGTTAGTGACCGGAATACATCTTCTGTTCACATATATGACACTCATTCTGGTTCAAATGATCCCATCATCTCCAAAGAG ATTCATGCTGGCCCTGTAAAAGTTATGAAATATAACCATGCCCAGGATGTTGTGATATCTGCTGATGCCAAAGGACTCTTGGAGTATTGGTCTCCATCCACCCTTAAGTTTCCAGAGGATGC GGTGAATTTTCGTTTAAAAACAGATACAAATCTATTTGAACTTGCAAAAGGCAAGACTAGTGTGTCTGCCATTGAG GTGAGCAACGATGGCACTCAATTTGTGGTCACATCCCCTGACCGCAGGATAAGGGTATTTTGGTTCAAAACTGGTAAATTAAGACGCGTGTATGATGAGTCCCTTGag GTGGCACAAGATCTTCAGAAAAGTGACGTTCCGTTGTATCATCTTGATGCTATTGATTTTGGGAGAAGAATGGCTGTCGAGAAGGAAATAGAAAAGACAGAAAATGTTCCTCAACCTAATGCTGTATTCGATGAGAGCTGTAACTTCCTTATTTATGCCACCCTTTTGGGCATAAAG GTTGTAAATTTGCACACAAATAAGGTTCCCCGTATCCTGGGGAAGGTAGAGAACAATGAGAGGTTTCTGAGAATTGCTCTATACCAAGGTGACAAAGGCAACAAGAAGGTTAGGAAAATTCCTTCAATAGCTGCTAATGTCAATGACACGAAGGAGCCTTTATCAGACCCTACTCTGTTATGTTGCGCCTTCAAGAAACACCGGATATATACCTTTAG TCGTAGAGAACCTGAAGAGCCTGAAGATGCCACTAAGGGTAGGGATGTTTTCAATGAAAAACCCCCACCAGAAGAACTTTTGTCTGTATCAGAATTAGGGAAGACTGCTACGACATCACTACCTGACAATTTG GTGTTTCATACTTCAATGGGTGATATTCACTTGAGACTATATCCAGAAGAGTGTCCTAAAACTGTGGAAAATTTCACTACTCACTGCCGAAATGGTTATTATGATAATCTAATATTTCATCGTGTAATTAAAGGATTCATGGTCCAGACTGGGGATCCTTTGGGGGATGGTACTGGTGGGCAATCAATCTGGGGCAGGGAGTTTGAAGATGAATTTCACAAAAG CTTGAGACATGACAGGCCATTTACACTTTCAATGGCTAACGCGGGACCAAATACTAATGGTTCTCAATTCTTTATCACCACTGTGGCAACTCCATGGCTAGATAACAAACATACAGTGTTTGGTAGAGTTGTGAAAGGGATGGATGTTGTTCAG CAAATTGAGAAGGTCAAGACGGACAAAAATGACAAGCCGTATCAGGATGTGAAGATCTTGAATGTTACAGTTCCCAAGACATAA